One Gelria sp. Kuro-4 DNA segment encodes these proteins:
- a CDS encoding FliA/WhiG family RNA polymerase sigma factor: protein MDHEDLWRRYKENKDHAAWEALVELYAPLVKHVAARLRLVLPAHVEFEDLLGSGVFGLLSALERFEPERGIKFETFATTRIRGAILDSLRAADWAPRSIRQRERRLAQAYAKLERRLGRPASAREVCQELGLTLKELKTLEREVSQAALLSLDAALKGPEEGETVALGAKIAAEQGDPLMALEQEEKKRLLAEAVSGLPEKERLVVTLYYYEDLNIKEIAQLLKVTESRISQLHSRAVIRLRSKLSNYTEELELGLRARPARAAGERN from the coding sequence GTGGACCACGAGGACCTTTGGCGGCGTTATAAAGAGAACAAGGATCATGCGGCTTGGGAGGCCTTGGTGGAGCTTTACGCACCGCTGGTCAAGCATGTGGCCGCCCGGTTGCGGCTTGTCCTGCCGGCGCACGTGGAGTTCGAAGACCTGCTGGGAAGCGGTGTCTTTGGGCTGCTCTCCGCCCTGGAACGCTTTGAGCCCGAGCGGGGCATTAAGTTTGAAACCTTTGCCACAACCCGTATCCGAGGGGCGATTCTCGACAGCCTCCGGGCGGCGGATTGGGCGCCCCGTTCCATCCGCCAGCGCGAGCGACGCCTGGCTCAGGCTTACGCCAAGCTGGAACGGCGGCTGGGCCGCCCGGCCTCGGCGCGGGAGGTGTGCCAGGAACTGGGTTTAACTTTAAAGGAGCTTAAGACACTGGAGCGCGAGGTGAGCCAGGCCGCACTTTTGTCCCTGGACGCTGCTTTAAAGGGGCCGGAAGAAGGCGAAACCGTCGCCTTGGGCGCTAAGATCGCCGCCGAGCAGGGTGATCCGCTAATGGCTTTGGAACAGGAGGAGAAGAAACGGCTCCTGGCGGAGGCCGTCAGCGGGCTGCCGGAGAAGGAACGGCTGGTGGTGACGTTGTATTACTATGAAGACCTTAACATCAAGGAGATTGCCCAGCTTCTCAAGGTGACCGAGTCCCGGATCTCACAGCTGCACTCCCGGGCGGTGATCCGGCTGCGCAGCAAGCTCAGCAATTACACCGAAGAACTGGAGCTCGGCCTGCGCGCCCGGCCGGCGCGGGCGGCGGGCGAACGGAACTGA
- a CDS encoding chemotaxis protein CheW yields the protein MQSKERQLVVFTLGQEEYGVDILEVQEIKRLTEITRVPNAPAFVEGVINLRGNVIPVIDLHKRFGLGAFKPTEESRIVIVTVRDLTLGIMVDSVSEVLTLEEAAIAPPPPLVAGIEATFLQGIGKLDNRLLILLNMDRILGLEEVAAAREVKEQATEAGAGQ from the coding sequence ATGCAAAGCAAAGAACGGCAGCTTGTTGTTTTCACCTTGGGGCAGGAGGAGTACGGGGTTGACATCCTTGAGGTGCAGGAGATTAAACGACTGACGGAGATAACCCGGGTGCCGAATGCCCCCGCCTTCGTAGAGGGTGTCATCAACCTTAGGGGTAACGTGATTCCGGTGATCGATCTGCACAAACGCTTCGGGCTGGGTGCTTTCAAGCCCACCGAAGAAAGCCGTATTGTCATCGTGACAGTGCGCGATCTCACGCTGGGCATCATGGTGGACTCTGTGTCCGAGGTACTGACCCTGGAAGAGGCGGCCATCGCCCCGCCGCCGCCCCTGGTGGCCGGCATCGAGGCCACCTTCCTTCAGGGCATCGGAAAGCTCGACAACCGCCTGCTCATCCTGCTTAACATGGACCGAATCCTGGGGCTGGAAGAAGTCGCGGCCGCCCGCGAGGTAAAGGAGCAGGCGACGGAGGCGGGTGCTGGCCAGTGA
- a CDS encoding flagellar brake protein, producing the protein MTTLAPNQKVEIEKVVSERRQLYPSYIVDVGEETVTLAAPLTHGRFVFFAPGETLRLYAGTTVFGCAVVGREFVPHPLLIVTRPEVLGKMQRRSFIRLEVSLPVTVRVLDVKEGVPPQVREEVKAVTVDLSAGGVLLAFPHELARDTWVELDLFLAAEKLTLRGRVRRVAPAAGRGEPARLGVEFVEPHPRQQDKIVKFIFERQRELRQKGLL; encoded by the coding sequence ATGACGACGCTTGCGCCCAATCAGAAGGTGGAAATCGAAAAGGTCGTCAGTGAACGGCGCCAACTTTACCCCTCGTATATCGTGGATGTCGGCGAGGAAACGGTGACCCTGGCGGCACCGCTTACGCACGGCCGCTTCGTCTTTTTCGCTCCAGGGGAGACCCTGCGCCTCTACGCCGGTACGACTGTCTTTGGCTGTGCCGTGGTGGGGCGAGAATTCGTACCTCATCCCCTGCTGATCGTCACCCGGCCGGAAGTGCTGGGGAAAATGCAGCGCCGCAGCTTTATCCGCCTGGAGGTGAGCCTGCCGGTGACGGTGCGCGTCCTGGATGTGAAGGAAGGGGTGCCGCCCCAGGTGCGGGAAGAGGTGAAGGCCGTAACGGTGGACCTGAGCGCCGGCGGGGTCTTGCTGGCCTTTCCGCATGAGCTGGCGCGGGATACCTGGGTGGAGCTGGATCTTTTCCTGGCGGCGGAGAAGCTCACCCTGCGGGGCAGGGTCCGGCGCGTTGCCCCGGCGGCGGGCAGGGGAGAGCCGGCACGCCTGGGTGTGGAATTTGTGGAGCCACATCCGCGGCAACAAGACAAGATTGTCAAGTTCATCTTTGAACGCCAGCGGGAACTGCGGCAGAAAGGGCTCTTATGA
- a CDS encoding CheB methylesterase domain-containing protein has product MKVVALAASTGGPQALTRLFQLLPADLPAAFLVVQHLPPSFVAPFAQRLAALTPWRVQVAQDGENLAPGVVLVAPAGTHLRVLGTGPPPAGWRVALSHEPPLGGHRPSADPLFASVAAACGPLGIGVILTGMGSDGAEGLLKLRRAGGVTLGEAEASCVVFGMPRAAWEKGAVTRLLPLPELATAVAAAVLSP; this is encoded by the coding sequence ATGAAAGTAGTGGCACTGGCGGCATCCACGGGCGGGCCCCAGGCCCTGACCCGGCTTTTCCAGCTTCTGCCGGCGGATCTCCCCGCCGCCTTTCTGGTGGTTCAACACCTGCCGCCGTCCTTCGTGGCTCCCTTTGCCCAGCGTCTGGCGGCGCTGACTCCCTGGCGAGTCCAGGTGGCGCAGGACGGCGAGAACCTGGCCCCGGGCGTGGTTTTGGTGGCACCGGCCGGGACCCATCTCCGGGTGCTGGGTACGGGCCCACCCCCGGCGGGCTGGCGGGTGGCGTTGAGCCATGAACCGCCGCTCGGCGGGCACCGACCGTCAGCGGATCCCCTGTTTGCTTCTGTGGCTGCGGCCTGCGGCCCCTTAGGCATCGGCGTAATCCTCACGGGGATGGGCAGCGACGGCGCGGAAGGCCTGCTCAAGCTGCGGCGCGCCGGCGGGGTTACCCTGGGTGAAGCTGAAGCCAGCTGCGTCGTTTTCGGCATGCCCCGAGCGGCGTGGGAAAAGGGGGCGGTGACCCGGCTGCTGCCACTACCGGAGCTGGCGACGGCCGTTGCGGCGGCGGTGCTCTCCCCATAG
- the flhA gene encoding flagellar biosynthesis protein FlhA, producing MPQLESAAPAREIKFGDLGVSIAVVAVVGMLIIPLPTWLLDLFLTFNITFALTVLLVTMYVRRPLEIAVFPSLLLIATLFRLALNVSSTRLILLQGYAGQVIQAFGQFVVGGNPVVGFIVFLILVVIQFIVITRGAERVAEVAARFTLDAMPGKQMSIDADLNAGIITEDEARARRQEVRREADFYGAMDGASKFVKGDAIAGIIITLVNILGGFVIGALQGNMSLTEVLARYTLLTVGDGLVSQLPALLISTATGIIVTRAASEGNLGQDLTAQVFGEPRVLGVAAGLLAVLGLVPGLPHVAFFVLAALFAFLAARLGSAPAEVPQAAPARAGELEELRRPEAVAALLPVDPLEVDLGYGLISLADAGQGGDLLDRVVLLRRQLALELGLLVPTVRIRDSITLPPNTYVVLLKGVEVARGEVVPGHFLAMGEARDGHGPGQPTREPAFGLPAWWVTAAEKERAERDGFTVVDPATVIATHLTEVIKAHADELLGRQQLEVMLDTLRKENAVLVNEVVPGVISALDLKKILGNLLHEGVSIRDLATILETVGNFGRLTKDTDTLTEYVRQALGRQISRQLCPEGGPLVALTLDREVEEAVEKGLQRTEQGTYLALEPAEVERILAALRAQLKHLPPGRGQPVVLCSPLVRFYFKRLTERLLPRLSVLSYNELDPSIEVEVVGKVGLK from the coding sequence GTGCCCCAACTGGAAAGTGCAGCGCCGGCGCGCGAGATAAAATTCGGCGACCTAGGAGTAAGCATCGCCGTGGTGGCTGTGGTGGGCATGCTGATCATCCCGCTGCCCACCTGGCTGCTTGACCTTTTCCTCACCTTTAATATTACCTTTGCCCTGACGGTCCTTTTGGTGACGATGTATGTGCGCCGGCCGCTGGAGATAGCGGTTTTCCCCTCCCTGCTCCTTATCGCCACCCTCTTCCGGCTGGCCCTTAACGTCTCTTCAACCCGGCTCATTCTGCTCCAGGGCTACGCCGGTCAGGTCATCCAGGCCTTCGGGCAGTTCGTGGTGGGCGGCAATCCGGTGGTGGGTTTCATCGTCTTTCTGATCCTCGTGGTTATCCAGTTTATTGTCATCACCCGCGGCGCGGAGCGCGTGGCCGAGGTGGCGGCCCGTTTCACCTTGGACGCGATGCCGGGCAAACAGATGAGCATCGACGCCGATCTAAACGCCGGTATCATCACCGAGGATGAGGCCCGGGCGCGCCGGCAGGAGGTCCGGCGGGAAGCCGACTTTTACGGCGCGATGGATGGTGCCAGCAAATTCGTCAAAGGTGATGCCATCGCCGGCATTATTATCACCCTGGTCAACATCCTGGGCGGCTTTGTCATCGGCGCCCTGCAGGGAAACATGTCCCTTACCGAAGTCCTGGCCCGCTACACGCTGCTCACCGTGGGCGACGGGCTGGTCAGCCAGTTGCCGGCGCTTCTTATTTCCACGGCGACGGGCATCATCGTTACCCGGGCCGCCTCGGAAGGAAACCTGGGGCAAGACCTTACCGCCCAGGTCTTCGGCGAGCCCAGGGTGCTTGGGGTGGCGGCGGGTCTCTTGGCGGTCCTCGGGCTGGTCCCCGGCCTGCCCCACGTGGCCTTTTTTGTCCTGGCGGCCCTGTTCGCCTTTTTGGCGGCACGCCTTGGCAGCGCGCCGGCGGAAGTGCCGCAGGCGGCTCCGGCCCGGGCGGGCGAGCTGGAAGAGCTGCGCCGGCCGGAGGCGGTGGCGGCGCTCCTGCCCGTTGATCCGCTCGAGGTGGATTTGGGTTACGGCCTCATCAGCCTGGCCGACGCCGGGCAGGGCGGCGACCTCTTGGACCGCGTGGTGCTGCTCCGACGGCAGCTGGCTCTGGAGCTGGGGCTTTTGGTACCCACCGTGCGCATCCGCGACAGCATAACGCTGCCGCCGAACACGTACGTTGTGCTCCTGAAGGGGGTGGAGGTGGCGCGCGGAGAAGTCGTGCCCGGCCACTTCCTGGCCATGGGTGAAGCCAGGGACGGGCACGGCCCCGGGCAGCCCACCCGGGAGCCGGCTTTTGGGCTGCCGGCGTGGTGGGTCACGGCGGCGGAAAAAGAAAGAGCCGAACGAGACGGGTTTACCGTGGTGGATCCAGCCACGGTCATCGCCACCCACCTGACCGAGGTGATCAAGGCGCATGCCGATGAGCTCCTCGGGCGCCAGCAGCTGGAGGTTATGCTGGACACGCTCCGCAAGGAAAACGCCGTGCTGGTGAACGAGGTGGTCCCCGGCGTCATTTCCGCGCTGGATCTAAAGAAGATCCTCGGCAACCTCCTGCACGAAGGGGTCTCCATCCGCGATCTGGCCACCATCCTGGAGACGGTGGGCAACTTCGGGCGGCTGACCAAGGACACCGACACCCTTACCGAGTATGTGCGGCAGGCCTTAGGCCGCCAGATTTCACGCCAGCTCTGCCCGGAAGGCGGCCCGCTGGTGGCCCTGACCTTGGACCGCGAAGTGGAAGAGGCTGTTGAGAAAGGGCTGCAGCGCACTGAGCAGGGGACCTACCTGGCCCTGGAACCGGCCGAAGTGGAGCGCATCCTGGCCGCGCTGCGAGCGCAGCTGAAGCACCTACCGCCGGGCCGTGGCCAACCGGTGGTGCTGTGTTCGCCCCTGGTGCGCTTTTACTTCAAGCGGCTCACCGAGCGGCTGCTGCCGCGCCTGAGCGTACTCTCATACAACGAACTCGACCCCAGTATTGAGGTGGAAGTTGTGGGGAAGGTGGGGCTGAAGTGA
- the rpsB gene encoding 30S ribosomal protein S2 translates to MAVITMKQLLESGVHFGHQTRRWNPKMAEYIFTERNGIYIIDLQKTVRKVEEAYNFVRDLAAQGGSILFVGTKKQAQESIKEEAERCGMYYVNVRWLGGMLTNYQTIKQRITRLEELEKMETDGLFSVLPKKEVMQLEAEKERLNKYLGGIKNMPGLPQALYVVDPRKERIAVAEARKLGIPIVAIVDTNCDPDEIDYIIPGNDDAIRAVKLLTSKIADAVLEGKQGEQLAEEAE, encoded by the coding sequence ATGGCAGTCATCACCATGAAACAGCTGTTGGAATCCGGTGTACACTTCGGACACCAGACGCGGCGCTGGAACCCTAAGATGGCGGAGTATATTTTCACCGAGCGCAACGGTATCTACATCATCGACCTGCAGAAAACAGTGCGCAAGGTGGAAGAGGCGTACAATTTTGTACGCGACCTGGCGGCGCAGGGCGGGTCGATTCTGTTTGTCGGGACGAAAAAGCAGGCCCAGGAGTCGATCAAAGAGGAAGCCGAGCGCTGCGGCATGTACTATGTGAACGTGCGCTGGCTGGGCGGCATGCTGACCAATTACCAAACCATCAAGCAGCGTATCACGCGCCTGGAAGAACTGGAGAAGATGGAAACCGACGGCCTGTTCAGCGTGTTGCCTAAGAAAGAGGTTATGCAGCTTGAGGCGGAGAAGGAGCGCCTCAACAAGTACCTGGGCGGCATCAAGAATATGCCGGGGTTACCGCAGGCCCTGTACGTGGTTGACCCGCGCAAGGAACGGATCGCGGTGGCCGAGGCCCGCAAACTCGGGATTCCGATTGTCGCTATTGTCGATACCAACTGTGACCCGGATGAAATTGACTACATTATCCCCGGCAACGACGATGCCATTCGGGCGGTAAAGCTGCTTACGTCCAAGATTGCCGACGCCGTACTGGAAGGCAAGCAGGGCGAGCAACTGGCAGAAGAAGCAGAGTAG
- the flhF gene encoding flagellar biosynthesis protein FlhF → MRIRRYVATSLPEAVAQVRKDLGPEAMILEVRRVRAPGLRGWFGRRRVEVTAVAAERPSPAPVAGGSLSAAAPPAAAPAHPPAQRAAPITAAPPEELLPERWRRASSLAREQVERLVEQGVRLALARTLVERALAELPEGELGDGQALSAGVRREILRLFPARPADPLAGRIFAFVGPTGVGKTTTIAKLAAVYSLQKAKRVALVTADTYRIAAVEQLKRYAEILRLPLEVVFTPEDLPAALARQKEADLILVDTAGRSPAQGMHLAELRSFLARCPEVQTVLVLSATTKSADLDQVFERFSALAPDQLVFTKLDETTSAGSLLNLVERARMPVGYLTNGQNVPDDLELARPERLAELILGGNSRA, encoded by the coding sequence GTGAGGATTCGGCGCTACGTAGCGACCTCATTACCGGAGGCCGTGGCCCAGGTGCGCAAAGACCTGGGCCCGGAAGCGATGATTCTGGAGGTGCGGCGGGTGCGCGCCCCCGGGCTGAGGGGCTGGTTCGGGCGGCGGCGTGTGGAGGTGACCGCCGTTGCCGCGGAGCGTCCCTCCCCGGCGCCTGTGGCCGGTGGGTCTTTGAGCGCGGCTGCCCCACCGGCGGCCGCTCCTGCGCACCCGCCCGCCCAGCGCGCAGCGCCTATAACAGCGGCTCCACCGGAAGAGCTTTTACCGGAGCGCTGGCGGCGGGCTTCCTCCCTGGCGCGTGAGCAGGTGGAGCGTTTAGTGGAACAGGGGGTGCGCTTAGCGCTGGCGCGCACCTTGGTAGAGCGGGCGCTGGCAGAGCTGCCGGAGGGAGAGCTGGGCGACGGCCAGGCCCTGAGCGCCGGCGTGCGCCGGGAGATACTGCGGCTTTTTCCCGCCCGGCCGGCCGATCCCCTGGCGGGGCGTATCTTCGCCTTTGTCGGCCCCACAGGGGTGGGTAAAACCACCACCATCGCCAAGCTGGCGGCCGTTTACAGCCTGCAGAAGGCCAAACGGGTGGCCCTGGTCACGGCGGATACGTACCGAATCGCAGCGGTGGAGCAATTGAAGCGCTACGCTGAGATCTTGCGCCTGCCGCTGGAGGTTGTCTTCACTCCGGAGGACCTGCCGGCGGCCCTTGCACGGCAAAAGGAAGCCGACCTCATCTTGGTGGACACAGCCGGGCGGAGTCCGGCCCAGGGCATGCACCTGGCGGAGCTGCGCAGCTTTCTGGCCCGCTGCCCCGAGGTCCAGACGGTGCTCGTGCTGAGTGCCACCACCAAGTCCGCCGACCTGGACCAGGTTTTTGAACGCTTCTCAGCCCTGGCGCCGGACCAGCTGGTGTTTACAAAGCTGGACGAAACGACGAGCGCGGGCTCCCTGCTGAACCTGGTAGAACGGGCCCGGATGCCGGTAGGCTATCTCACCAACGGGCAAAACGTGCCCGACGACCTGGAACTGGCCCGCCCTGAACGCCTGGCTGAGCTGATTTTGGGGGGTAACAGCCGTGCCTGA
- a CDS encoding chemotaxis protein CheA: MTNDSARYREVFFAESQEHLQELNDGLLTLEKDPAAEEAINTVFRAAHTIKGMAATMGFQTITTLTHRLEDVLDRLRSHVLSLTPELSDLLFQAVDRLEGFLSDAQAGDEPPLSALEDILPELTRWAGREEKPAAPGAPAAAAPGDGALSPYEAHAIAEGSRQGFQAFFVTVRLAPDCLMKGVRAFLVFQKLEGRGEVLRAEPPVEDLEEEKFADSFRLLFLTREKAVTLKALLAGISDVAAVEVTPVTGQAPAAASAASPPKRAGHGAGGEEKPRHLSTQTVRIDIRRLDNLMNLVGELVITKTRLEQLLLTASSPDLEETMKSLTRVAGGLQDAVMKARMVPLDQVFSRFPRMVRDLARELGREVEFAIEGEDTELDRSVIDEIGDPLVHLLRNAVDHGVEPPADRRQRGKEPTGHVRLSACYEGNHVLIAVEDDGEGINREAVVKKAAERGLISAKEAQELSEEEVYRLLFLPGFSTAAKVTDVSGRGVGLDVVQNKIESLGGSVEVTSRLGEGTRFAIRLPLTLAIIQALLVSLGSETYAIPLESVEEIQVIRRGAVKRVRGREVILLRGEVVPLVYLDALLGVSGAAAPGDEVSIVVVRGSSSRAGLVVSGLVGQREIVIKSLGRFLGNIPGIGGATILGDGRVALILDTGGVLALAEGRNDKRRLAS, translated from the coding sequence ATGACCAATGATTCAGCTCGCTACCGGGAAGTCTTTTTCGCAGAGTCCCAGGAACACCTGCAGGAACTCAACGACGGTCTCTTGACACTGGAAAAGGACCCGGCGGCGGAAGAGGCCATTAACACTGTGTTTCGCGCGGCGCATACGATCAAAGGTATGGCCGCCACCATGGGGTTCCAAACCATTACTACCCTAACGCACCGGCTGGAGGACGTACTGGACCGCCTGCGCAGCCATGTGCTCAGCCTGACGCCGGAGCTGTCCGACCTGCTCTTTCAAGCGGTGGACAGGTTGGAAGGCTTCCTCAGCGATGCGCAGGCCGGCGATGAACCGCCGCTGTCCGCCCTGGAGGACATCCTGCCGGAGCTCACCCGCTGGGCGGGGAGGGAGGAGAAGCCGGCCGCCCCGGGCGCACCCGCGGCGGCGGCACCCGGCGACGGCGCCTTGAGCCCTTACGAGGCCCATGCCATCGCGGAGGGCAGCCGCCAGGGCTTTCAGGCCTTCTTCGTGACCGTGCGCCTGGCACCGGATTGCTTAATGAAGGGGGTCAGGGCCTTCCTGGTCTTTCAGAAACTGGAAGGCAGGGGCGAGGTGCTGCGGGCGGAACCGCCGGTAGAGGACCTGGAAGAGGAAAAGTTCGCCGACAGTTTCCGTCTGCTCTTTTTAACCCGGGAAAAAGCCGTGACCTTAAAGGCGCTTCTTGCCGGGATCAGCGATGTGGCGGCGGTGGAGGTTACCCCGGTGACGGGGCAGGCGCCGGCGGCCGCGAGCGCCGCTTCTCCCCCGAAGCGCGCGGGCCACGGCGCGGGCGGCGAAGAAAAGCCGCGTCATCTCAGTACCCAGACCGTGCGCATCGACATCCGCCGCCTGGACAACCTGATGAACCTGGTGGGCGAACTGGTGATCACCAAAACCCGGCTCGAACAGTTGCTGCTCACGGCTTCTTCCCCGGACCTGGAGGAGACCATGAAGTCGCTCACGCGGGTGGCCGGGGGCCTACAGGATGCGGTGATGAAGGCACGCATGGTGCCCCTGGACCAGGTCTTCAGCCGCTTCCCACGCATGGTGCGGGACCTGGCGCGGGAGCTGGGCCGCGAGGTGGAGTTTGCCATCGAGGGTGAGGACACGGAGCTCGACCGGAGCGTCATCGACGAGATCGGCGACCCACTGGTTCACCTCCTGCGCAATGCCGTGGACCACGGCGTCGAGCCGCCGGCCGACCGCAGGCAGCGGGGGAAGGAACCCACCGGCCACGTGCGCCTGAGCGCCTGTTACGAGGGCAACCATGTGCTGATCGCCGTGGAGGATGACGGTGAGGGCATCAACCGGGAGGCGGTTGTGAAGAAGGCCGCGGAGCGCGGCCTGATCTCGGCGAAGGAGGCCCAGGAGCTGAGCGAAGAAGAAGTCTACCGGCTGCTCTTCTTACCGGGCTTCTCCACGGCGGCCAAGGTGACAGACGTCTCGGGGCGCGGTGTAGGCCTGGACGTGGTGCAGAACAAGATCGAGTCCCTGGGCGGCAGCGTGGAGGTCACCAGCCGGCTGGGTGAAGGCACCCGCTTTGCCATCCGGCTGCCGCTTACCCTGGCCATCATCCAGGCTCTGCTGGTAAGCCTGGGCAGCGAGACCTACGCCATTCCCCTGGAGAGCGTGGAAGAGATTCAGGTGATCCGGCGGGGGGCCGTCAAGAGGGTGCGGGGGCGCGAAGTGATCCTGTTGCGCGGCGAAGTTGTACCCCTGGTGTACCTGGATGCCTTGCTGGGGGTGTCGGGTGCGGCCGCCCCGGGGGACGAGGTATCCATCGTCGTGGTGCGCGGCAGCAGCAGCCGGGCGGGCCTTGTGGTGAGCGGCTTGGTGGGACAGCGCGAGATAGTCATTAAATCCTTGGGCCGCTTCTTAGGCAACATACCCGGCATAGGCGGGGCGACAATCCTCGGTGATGGCCGCGTGGCGCTTATCCTGGATACCGGCGGAGTACTGGCCCTGGCGGAAGGCCGCAACGATAAGCGGCGGTTGGCTTCCTAA
- a CDS encoding chemotaxis protein CheC — protein MTEGWSELYYDVLREVGNIGAGNAATALAQLVGRPIKMEVPSVLWVPLGEVAARLGGAEKAVAGILLGVEGEAPASILFALPLEQAHVLLDIVLGRAVGTTQALDELERSALQEIGNILAGSYLNSLSTFTHLNFRPTVPALAVDMAGAVLDYVLAEFGQMADQVLLIETEFQAASQEVTGYFFLVPQPLSLGVIFQALGVA, from the coding sequence GTGACGGAAGGCTGGTCGGAGCTCTACTACGACGTGCTGCGCGAGGTGGGCAACATTGGGGCGGGCAACGCGGCCACCGCTTTGGCCCAGCTGGTGGGACGGCCCATTAAGATGGAGGTGCCCTCGGTGCTCTGGGTCCCGCTGGGGGAGGTGGCAGCACGGCTCGGGGGCGCCGAGAAAGCGGTGGCCGGGATCCTCCTGGGGGTGGAGGGCGAGGCGCCGGCCAGTATCCTCTTTGCCCTGCCGCTGGAGCAGGCCCATGTTCTCCTGGACATCGTTTTAGGCCGTGCGGTTGGCACCACACAGGCCCTGGACGAACTGGAGCGCTCCGCCCTGCAAGAAATCGGCAACATCCTGGCCGGCTCCTACCTTAACTCCCTCAGCACCTTCACGCACCTAAACTTCCGGCCGACGGTGCCGGCCTTGGCCGTGGACATGGCCGGGGCCGTACTGGATTACGTGCTGGCCGAGTTCGGCCAAATGGCCGACCAGGTACTGCTCATCGAAACCGAGTTTCAGGCGGCCAGCCAGGAGGTAACCGGCTATTTCTTCCTGGTTCCCCAACCTTTGTCGCTCGGCGTCATCTTCCAGGCACTGGGGGTGGCTTAA
- a CDS encoding chemotaxis protein CheD, which yields MREVRRVGMADLAVGKSPVVLMTIGLGSCVGVALYDPRARIGGLAHIMLPQADGAAVSNPAKFADTALPLLVRNLEALGAVAGRLTAKVAGGAQMFQLARPTETMRIGERNTAAVLAWLRAAGIPLLAQDTGGNWGRTVELDTETGELLVRTITHGEKTL from the coding sequence TTGAGGGAAGTACGCCGGGTGGGGATGGCAGACCTGGCGGTGGGGAAAAGCCCGGTGGTACTCATGACCATCGGTTTGGGCTCGTGCGTCGGCGTGGCGCTTTATGACCCCCGGGCGCGCATCGGCGGGCTGGCCCACATCATGCTGCCGCAGGCCGATGGCGCAGCCGTGTCCAATCCGGCCAAGTTTGCCGATACCGCTCTACCCCTATTAGTGCGCAACCTGGAAGCCCTGGGGGCTGTGGCCGGGCGTTTAACCGCCAAGGTAGCCGGCGGGGCGCAGATGTTTCAGCTGGCCCGGCCCACGGAGACGATGCGCATCGGCGAACGCAACACGGCGGCGGTACTGGCGTGGCTGCGGGCGGCCGGCATCCCCCTCTTGGCCCAGGACACGGGGGGCAACTGGGGCCGTACCGTGGAGCTCGACACGGAAACCGGGGAACTACTGGTGCGGACCATCACCCACGGGGAAAAGACGCTGTAA
- a CDS encoding MinD/ParA family protein, whose translation MPDQAERLRELVKEWGRRQKQRLSRTIAVTSGKGGVGKTNFTVNLGLALKEQGWTVTVFDADLGLANVDVVLGFTPSYTLAHVARREKTFAEVVCTAHDLQVVAGGSGIEELAELPEGELTRLVQEATHLASDFFLIDTGAGIARPVINLALAAQEVVVVTTPEPTALTDAYALIKVLHRRNPEVVLHLVVNRAQSLAEGEQVAANLRRVAAEFLDARLNYLGAIPEDGAVRAAVARQEPLLTFRPEAPAARQLRRIAANLSGETVSVAGDGVRGFLGRLRLFFR comes from the coding sequence GTGCCTGATCAGGCGGAGCGCTTGCGTGAGCTTGTCAAAGAGTGGGGCCGGCGCCAGAAGCAGCGGCTCAGCCGCACCATCGCCGTAACGAGCGGCAAGGGGGGCGTGGGAAAAACCAACTTTACCGTTAACCTGGGGCTGGCCCTCAAAGAGCAGGGCTGGACGGTAACCGTGTTTGATGCCGACTTGGGGCTGGCCAACGTGGACGTGGTGCTGGGATTTACGCCGTCCTACACCCTGGCGCACGTAGCCCGCCGCGAGAAAACCTTCGCGGAGGTTGTCTGCACAGCCCATGACCTGCAGGTGGTGGCCGGCGGCAGCGGTATCGAGGAACTGGCCGAGCTGCCAGAGGGCGAGCTGACGCGTCTGGTACAGGAAGCCACCCACCTCGCCAGCGATTTCTTCCTGATCGACACCGGGGCGGGTATTGCGCGTCCGGTAATCAACCTGGCCCTGGCGGCGCAGGAGGTGGTGGTGGTGACCACTCCGGAACCCACCGCCCTCACGGATGCCTACGCCCTCATCAAGGTTCTCCACCGGCGCAACCCGGAGGTGGTGCTTCATCTCGTGGTCAACCGGGCGCAAAGCCTGGCGGAAGGGGAACAGGTGGCCGCGAACCTCAGGCGCGTGGCGGCGGAGTTTCTCGATGCCCGCCTCAACTACCTGGGGGCGATCCCCGAGGACGGTGCGGTGCGCGCTGCCGTGGCCCGGCAGGAACCGCTGCTGACCTTTCGTCCCGAGGCCCCGGCGGCGCGCCAGCTGCGGCGCATTGCGGCCAACCTCTCGGGCGAAACGGTGTCCGTGGCCGGCGATGGTGTGCGCGGTTTTCTCGGACGGTTGCGCCTTTTCTTCCGCTAG